In Terriglobia bacterium, the following are encoded in one genomic region:
- the alr gene encoding alanine racemase has protein sequence MVQSSGSDGPSTGTTVAALQHRVTPNTQNLLRPTWAEISLSGLRKNFEYVRRVAGSRRVMAVVKADAYGHGAVRIAKTLAAAGADWFGVATVEEALELRAAGVEQPILLLGGLYMSDPAHLIEYRLTPTLSSTARLDTYSECARRFGKPIEFHLKVDTGMGRLGVPPDRLTAFVEHYRELPGLEMKGLFTHLASAEDLVASQTEDQAARFEKALRQVRELGVNPEWLHVANSAALVAGWRFTENLVRVGALLYGYCLPLMLPPGMQEPQAPQVEPILTLKSRVVYLKDVPSGTPLGYGAAFHTRRRSRIATVPVGYADGLTRALSNRGRAIVRGRVARIVGNISMDLTLLDVTDVPGVDIGDEIILLGQSDHCSITALEIADLVGTVPYEILCSIGRRVPRIYLDS, from the coding sequence ATGGTGCAATCCTCAGGAAGTGATGGGCCTTCGACCGGCACTACCGTCGCGGCTTTACAACATCGAGTGACACCAAATACCCAAAACCTGTTGCGGCCGACCTGGGCGGAAATCTCGCTTTCCGGGCTCCGCAAGAATTTCGAGTACGTGCGGCGTGTGGCAGGCTCGCGCCGCGTAATGGCCGTGGTGAAGGCAGATGCCTACGGACACGGCGCGGTGAGAATTGCCAAAACGCTGGCCGCAGCCGGGGCCGACTGGTTCGGCGTGGCCACGGTGGAGGAAGCGCTCGAACTCCGGGCCGCCGGCGTCGAACAGCCCATCTTGCTGCTGGGCGGGCTTTACATGAGCGACCCGGCCCATCTGATTGAGTACCGCTTGACCCCTACTCTCTCTTCCACGGCGCGTCTCGACACTTATTCCGAATGCGCCCGGCGCTTTGGCAAGCCCATCGAGTTCCACCTGAAAGTCGATACGGGAATGGGCCGCCTGGGAGTGCCTCCCGACCGCCTGACGGCTTTTGTGGAGCATTACCGCGAGCTTCCCGGCCTTGAGATGAAAGGCCTGTTTACGCACCTCGCTTCCGCCGAAGATCTGGTGGCGTCGCAGACGGAAGACCAGGCTGCGCGATTCGAAAAAGCGCTGCGCCAGGTGCGCGAGCTGGGCGTCAATCCTGAATGGTTGCACGTGGCTAACAGCGCGGCCCTGGTGGCGGGTTGGCGCTTTACGGAAAACCTGGTGCGGGTTGGCGCGCTGCTCTACGGCTATTGCCTGCCTCTCATGCTGCCGCCCGGCATGCAGGAACCGCAAGCGCCGCAGGTTGAACCGATCCTCACGTTAAAGTCGCGCGTCGTTTATCTGAAAGACGTCCCCAGCGGTACGCCGCTCGGTTATGGGGCGGCGTTTCACACTCGTCGCCGCTCGCGCATCGCCACGGTGCCTGTGGGCTATGCCGACGGGTTGACGCGCGCGCTATCTAATCGTGGACGGGCCATCGTGCGCGGCCGCGTCGCACGCATCGTGGGTAACATCAGCATGGACCTTACGCTGTTGGACGTCACCGACGTTCCGGGCGTGGACATCGGGGATGAGATTATCCTGCTTGGCCAGTCGGACCACTGCTCGATTACGGCGCTTGAAATCGCCGATCTGGTGGGCACGGTCCCCTACGAGATTCTCTGTTCGATTGGCAGGCGCGTCCCGCGCATCTATCTGGATTCTTAG